Proteins from a genomic interval of Prevotella sp. E13-27:
- a CDS encoding PaaI family thioesterase, which produces MKKIINPWRNHEGYNCFGCSPDNPIGLHLEFYEDGDYIVSTWHPEHNYQGWVDTMHGGILSTLIDEVCGWVVSRKLQTSGYTVQLNVKFRKAVPTTEPELTIRAKVTKQVRNLAYISAEITNSKGELCNEGEAIYFLMNEEKAKEMGFLHCEVEVDNNDKTIEL; this is translated from the coding sequence ATGAAAAAGATTATAAACCCTTGGCGCAACCATGAGGGATATAACTGTTTCGGTTGCAGTCCTGACAATCCCATCGGGCTTCACTTGGAGTTCTATGAGGATGGTGACTATATCGTTAGTACCTGGCATCCTGAACATAACTATCAGGGCTGGGTAGATACTATGCACGGTGGTATTTTGAGTACGCTGATAGATGAAGTGTGCGGATGGGTAGTCAGCAGGAAACTACAGACCAGCGGCTATACCGTGCAGTTGAATGTGAAGTTCCGGAAGGCTGTCCCTACGACAGAGCCGGAATTGACCATACGGGCCAAAGTGACAAAACAGGTGAGAAACCTTGCCTATATCAGTGCGGAGATCACCAATTCGAAGGGTGAACTCTGCAACGAGGGCGAGGCCATCTACTTCCTGATGAACGAGGAAAAAGCCAAGGAAATGGGATTCCTGCATTGTGAGGTGGAAGT